A stretch of Vigna angularis cultivar LongXiaoDou No.4 chromosome 4, ASM1680809v1, whole genome shotgun sequence DNA encodes these proteins:
- the LOC108332030 gene encoding uncharacterized protein LOC108332030 yields the protein MGPDGMVAAAEALAASGRSAEKLSLSSLQSKMKCDPEGYESELHLIYNQFNSSLELFQKQAAMSFTSVTGIGSDPTVAKDLGDRAMFLSHVTPFYPKHLADFPRKLADLLRCAARTLPSGLRCHLTHALILLANRKVVDVGETLSLFMELQTLGDRTLKKLAFDHVVHSIRRMNQKHKNEAKNRALQNVLFGLLQKEEEESAKRALVTLCELHRRKVWFDERTANAICTASFHPSSRIMIAALSFLLDYEKIQDDDDSDDSGSDDETNESPQVVLSRETLYKASHQGTAASKKKKKAKLQRAIRSMKKQQRMSSERTNNSYYSPLNHLKDAQGFAEKLFTRLKNCNERFEVKMMILKLIARTIGLHRLFVLDFYPFLQKYIQPHQRDITNLLAAVVQACHDMVPPDAVEPLFKQIVNQFVHDRSRPEAITVGLNAVREICMRMPLLMNEDLLQDLALYKKSREKAVSVAARSLIGLFRELCPSLLVKKDRGRPIDPKARPKAYGEVTVATDVSGVELLQTVDNDEQDGDHSDDSACSDSDNDQQNDPMSINDDDDDDDDDDDESQLCSDDTESDDDEAKGNDAISEDEDESYDFEAGDSDTDEDVDDKGDGNDEEDGDVSDHEEDGEHGYLSDGGNVETKSKLKDSAKKRKFTDFDGRIIAADTSLRALKKLAGAKVGDVLPESQDGILSNEDFQRIKKLKAKREAKNALAQQGLAKSSGIKVPTSDQLSLKRVDGAMLEVHVRKKMSKDERLALVRAGREERGKYHARTAVKQNKTGGLSNRQKEHKKKMPLAAKRDKVSRTRIEKKKKNQRSGKQFRGRKAWKQ from the exons ATGGGTCCCGACGGCATGGTAGCCGCGGCGGAAGCCCTAGCGGCGTCCGGTCGGAGCGCGGAGAAGCTGAGTCTTTCGTCACTGCAATCGAAAATGAAGTGCGATCCTGAAGGCTACGAATCGGAGCTACATCTTATCTATAACCAATTCAATTCCTCCCTCGAACTCTTTCAGAAACAAGCCGCTATGAGCTTCACCTCCGTCACCGGCATCGGCAGCGACCCCACTGTAGCCAAAGACCTTGGCGACAGGGCCATGTTCCTCTCCCACGTCACTCCTTTTTACCCAAAACACCTCGCCGATTTCCCTCGCAAACTCGCCGACTTGCTTCGCTGCGCGGCGCGCACGTTGCCTTCTGGACTTCGTTGCCACCTCACTCACGCGCTCATCCTCCTCGCTAATAGAAAG GTTGTTGATGTTGGAGAAACGCTGTCGTTGTTCATGGAACTTCAAACCTTAGGTGACAGGACGCTGAAGAAGCTGGCATTTGATCATGTTGTTCATAGTATAAGGCGCATGAACCAAAAGCACAAGAACGAAGCCAAGAACCGCGCGCTTCAGAATGTCTTGTTTGGATTGCTTCAG AAAGAGGAGGAAGAGTCGGCCAAGAGGGCGCTTGTGACCCTATGTGAGCTTCACAGGAGAAAAGTGTGGTTTGATGAAAGAACAGCAAATGCAATTTGCACCGCTTCCTTCCATCCATCGTCGAG GATTATGATAGCAGCTTTATCATTTCTGCTTGATTACGAGAAGATtcaagatgatgatgatagtgaTGATTCAGGCAGTGACGATGAAACAAATGAATCTCCTCAAGTTGTTCTCAGCAGGGAGACCCTTTATAAG GCAAGCCACCAAGGTACAGCAGcgagcaaaaagaaaaagaaagcaaaactACAACGGGCCATACGCAGCATGAAAAAGCAGCAGCGCATGTCATCTGAAAGGACTAATAACAGTTATTATTCACCACTTAACCATCTTAAAGATGCTCAG GGTTTTGCTGAGAAGCTGTTCACACGTCTTAAGAATTGTAACGAGCGATTTGAG GTTAAGATGATGATCTTGAAATTGATTGCTCGAACAATTGGACTTCACCGGTTATTTGTGCTAGACTTCTATCCTTTTCTTCAGAAATATATTCAG CCACATCAACGAGACATAACAAATTTGCTTGCAGCAGTTGTTCAGGCTTGCCATGACATG GTCCCTCCTGATGCTGTTGAGCCCTTGTTCAAACAAATAGTAAATCAATTTGTACATGACCGATCGCGTCCAGAG GCTATTACTGTTGGACTAAATGCAGTGAGGGAGATATGCATGCGCATGCCATTG TTAATGAATGAAGACTTGTTACAAGACCTTGCACTATATAAGAAGTCCCGTGAGAAGGCAGTTTCAGTGGCAGCTCGGTCTCTTATTGGGTTATTCAGAGAG CTTTGCCCCTCACTGCTAGTTAAGAAGGACCGTGGACGGCCTATTGACCCAAAGGCAAGACCAAAGGCATATGGAGAAGTTACTGTTGCGACTGATGTTTCTGGTGTTGAGTTATTGCAGACTGTTGACAACGATGAGCAGGATGGTGATCATTCTGATGATTCTGCATGCAGTGATTCAGACAATGACCAGCAAAATGATCCGATGAGTattaatgatgatgatgatgatgatgatgatgatgatgatgagagCCAGTTGTGCAGTGATGACACTGAAAGTGATGATGATGAAGCCAAAGGTAACGATGCTATatcagaagatgaagatgagagTTATGATTTTGAAGCTGGTGACAGTGATACTGATGAAGATGTTGACGATAAGGGGGATGGCAATGATGAAGAGGATGGTGATGTTTCAGATcatgaagaagatggtgaacATGGTTATTTAAGTGATGGCGGCAATGTGGAGACTAAAAGTAAATTGAAAGACTCAGCCAAAAAGAGGAAGTTTACTGATTTTGATGGTCGAATTATTGCTGCTGATACAAGTCTTCGGGCTCTGAAGAAATTGGCGGGGGCAAAAGTGGGGGATGTCCTACCAGAATCTCAAGATGGAATTCTTTCTAATGAAGACTTccagagaataaaaaaattaaag GCAAAAAGAGAAGCAAAAAATGCATTAGCTCAGCAGGGGTTAGCGAAGTCATCAGGAATTAAAGTTCCAACTTCTGATCAACTAAGTCTAAAGCGAGTGGATGGTGCAATGTTGGAA GTTCATGTAAGGAAAAAGATGAGCAAAGATGAAAGGTTGGCATTGGTTAGAGCAGGGAGGGAGGAAAGAGGAAAATACCATGCTCGAACTGCTGTAAAACAGAATAAG ACGGGTGGTCTAAGCAACCGACAAAAGGAGCACAAGAAGAAAATGCCCTTGGCTGCAAAGAGAGATAAGGTATCAAGAACCCggatagagaaaaagaaaaaaaatcagcGATCTGGCAAACAGTTCCGTGGAAGGAAAGCGTGGAAGCAATAG
- the LOC108331269 gene encoding uncharacterized protein LOC108331269, translated as MATETSRSSRRVGTNSSSQAPEVEEIAPNSGWTEDHSGHFLLVDLPDFKKEEVSLQVDSSGGHIIVKGERYTNEQKRVHFELKFAVPADGELEKISGNFDSEILHVHVPKRASQEHRESGIEKASNAHFERAEETETEEHDAVNDDYVAHRYDTPHHEDGENEERRHNIDDYSQNITRKRGQKHISRSAVEVLMRNKGVVTAAIVAFSFGLYVSHKFHSWNEP; from the exons ATGGCCACTGAGACAAGTAGAAGCTCAAGACGGGTTGGAACAAATTCATCATCACAAGCACCAGAGGTTGAAGAAATCGCACCTAATTCAGGATGGACAGAAGATCATTCAGGCCATTTTCTTCTCGTAGATCTTCCCG ACTTCAAGAAGGAGGAGGTGAGTCTTCAAGTTGATAGCTCCGGTGGCCACATAATTGTGAAAGGCGAAAGGTATACAAATGAACAGAAACGTGTTCACTTTGAGCTGAAATTTGCAGTGCCAGCAGATGGAGAGTTGGAGAAGATATCTGGAAACTTTGATAGTGAAATCCTTCACGTGCACGTTCCCAAGCGAGCTTCACAAGAGCACAGAGAAAGTGGCATTGAGAAAGCTTCAAATGCCCATTTTGAAAGGGCAGAAGAAACTGAAACTGAGGAACACGATGCTGTTAACGACGATTATGTTGCTCACAGATATGACACTCCACACCACGAGGACGGCGAGAATGAAGAAAGAAGACATAACATAGATGATTATTCTCAGAACATAACAAGGAAGAGGGGGCAAAAACACATATCAAGATCTGCAGTGGAGGTTCTGATGAGAAACAAGGGAGTTGTTACAGCTGCTATTGTCGCTTTTTCCTTTGGTTTGTATGTTTCTCATAAGTTCCATTCATGGAATGAACCATAA
- the LOC108330198 gene encoding pectate lyase, translated as MESTKFNLLFFYVIFLAILPTLKANIGHMDHVWHRRMKEAREAAKKAYKPNPMKVTAEFNTQVMRALKGSNSTRRDLKSNSKCTPANPIDQCWRCDQNWDKNRKKLADCVMGFAHGTTGGKDGKIYVVNDNSDNDLLDPKPGTLRYAVTRPEPLWITFSKSMNIKLKGELMLTANKTIDARGANVHIKDGAQITIQYVNNIIIHGLHIHDIKPVKGGLIRDSVTHYGVRATSDGDGISVFGSTHIWLDHLSMTNCSDGLIDVVSASTAVTISNCHFVKHNDVTYFYVLLFGATDSFSGDKVMQVTLAFNHFGKGLVQRMPRCRWGFFHIVNNDYTHWLMYAVGGSQQPTIISQGNRFVAPEDRNAKEVTKRTETNSDGWKNWNWRSEGDLFVNGAFFVESGKKVAQPPKTDVKAQSAKSVASLTKDAGPIKCVLNKAC; from the exons ATGGAATCTACCAAGTTCAATTTGCTCTTCTTTTACGTAATTTTTCTTGCAATACTCCCCACCCTTAAGGCTAACATAGGTCACATGGACCATGTCTGGCATAGGCGAATGAAGGAAGCAAGGGAAGCTGCAAAAAAGGCATACAAGCCAAACCCCATGAAAGTTACCGCTGAATTCAATACACAAGTCATGAG AGCGTTGAAAGGCTCCAACAGCACGAGAAGGGACTTGAAGAGCAATAGTAAATGCACGCCGGCAAACCCAATTGACCAATGTTGGAGATGTGACCAAAATTGGGATAAAAACCGAAAGAAGCTTGCAGATTGTGTAATGGGGTTTGCCCACGGCACAACCGGAGGCAAAGATGGGAAAATCTACGTGGTAAACGACAATTCCGACAACGACCTACTGGACCCTAAACCAGGAACATTGAGATATGCGGTTACTCGGCCAGAGCCACTGTGGATCACTTTTTCGAAAAGCATGAACATTAAGCTGAAAGGAGAGCTTATGCTAACGGCTAACAAGACGATCGATGCACGTGGTGCCAATGTGCACATCAAAGATGGTGCCCAGATAACGATCCAGTACGTGAACAACATTATCATTCACGGATTGCACATCCACGACATTAAGCCAGTTAAAGGTGGACTTATAAGAGATTCCGTCACCCACTACGGCGTTCGCGCCACCAGTGACGGCGACGGGATTTCCGTCTTTGGATCCACGCATATTTGGCTTGATCATCTTTCCATGACCAATTGTTCTGATGGCCTCATCGATGTCGTTAGTGCGTCAACTGCAGTTACCATCTCCAACTGCCATTTTGTCAAACACAACGACGTAACTTACTTCTAT GTTTTGTTATTCGGCGCCACTGATAGCTTCTCAGGAGATAAAGTGATGCAGGTGACTTTGGCTTTTAACCATTTCGGGAAAGGATTGGTTCAGAGAATGCCGAGGTGCAGATGGGGCTTCTTTCATATTGTTAACAACGACTACACTCACTGGCTAATGTACGCCGTAGGTGGCAGCCAGCAACCCACCATCATCAGCCAGGGAAACCGTTTTGTCGCCCCGGAAGACAGGAATGCAAAAGAA GTGACAAAAAGGACTGAGACAAATTCAGATGGGTGGAAGAATTGGAATTGGAGATCGGAGGGTGATTTATTCGTGAATGGAGCCTTCTTTGTGGAGTCAGGGAAAAAAGTTGCACAGCCTCCCAAGACAGACGTGAAAGCACAATCTGCGAAGTCCGTGGCTTCTCTGACTAAAGATGCAGGTCctataaaatgtgttttaaacAAGGCCTGCTGA